The Gammaproteobacteria bacterium DNA window GCAACGCTACGCAGCGCGTCATAGAGTGCGATTAACCCTGGTGCCAGATAACCATCATCGTTACTTAAAAGAATTCGCATCAAGGTGCCTTATATCAAACACAACAATTCAGTGCTGACAACAATACGTTGTACCAACGTAATAGCTTAATGAGGTTGGTAGAGTAATATCTGAAAAACGTGAATCGAAAAAACTATCGACTCTAGGCTGCGATCGAGGCAACACACAATGCCATCAATGAACTTGGGTAGATACCTAACGCCAGTATCAATAAACTGTTAAAACTGAGCGCAATCTTCACATCAACCGGAGCAGCGATTTCTGGCACATGCTCGTCGGCGTCATCAAAGTAAGTAAATTTAATAATACGCAGGTAGTAAAAGGCACCAACAACAGAGAGTAGAACGGCAAGTATGGCTAACCATACCAGTTCAATACTGACCACGGCTTGCAACACTTGCAGCTTGGCCCAGAAACCAACGAAGGGTGGCACACCTGCCATCGACATCATGACGATCATTACCATAAAGGCGAACCAGGGGCTGCGTTTGTTCAGTCCTTTAAAATCAGAGATATTTTCAGCGTCATAACCAGCACGGCTTAACAAGATAACAAGACCGAAGCCAGCAGCGGTAGTAATAGCATAGACAATCGCATAAAACATGGACGCAGCATAGCCTTCAGCGGTCCCTGCCAAAACCCCAAGTAATAAAAACCCAACATGCGCTATGGTGGAATAACCTAGCATACGTTTGATATTAGTTTGCGCTATCGCCACAACATTACCAACAATAATAGACAGTACCGCCAAAATAATTAGCATATCTTGCCAATGCACATGCATACCTTGTGCACTATCAACTAGGATCCGCATTAACATGGCAAACGCAGCAATTTTAGGCGCGCTAGAGATAAACAAGGTTACTGCCGTTGGTGCACCCTGATAGACATCGGGTATCCACATATGAAACGGTACAGCACCAAGCTTAAAGGCAATGCCAACAACGAGGAAGACAACACCGAATTTAAGCACCACGCTATCACTGTCATTGGCTGCAATAAAGGCGGCAATTTCACCAATATCCAGCGTACCCGTGGCGCCGTATATCATCGACATACCGTAAAGCAGCATGCCTGATGCAATAGCACCCAGGACAAAATACTTCATTGCCGCTTCGGCAGAAAGGCTGGAGTCACGGTTAAAGGCAACCATGGCGTAAAGCGATAAAGACAGTAATTCAAGACCCAAATAAATAGTCAAATAACTGTGCGCCGATACCATGACCAACATGCCCAGCACAGCAAACAAACCGAGCACATAGAATTCACCACGATAAATACCGCGATCAACCAGGTATTGACGTGCGTATAAGAAAGCTAAAAAGCTCACTAAATAAATAAACAGTTTTAACACCAATGCCATCGGATCATTGATGTAGCTGCCATTAAAAGTTATTACGGTTTCGGTCATCGGTAGCGATAAGGTTAAATAGGCACCAATAAGCAAACTAAGCTGTGTTAGCACATAGGTAATGCCACGCTTGCTCGCCGGCAAATACACGTCGACCAATAACACCACGCAAGCCATAGTCAGCAGAAAGATCTCTGCCACAGCGGGTTGAAAATCAGGAGCAATGAAATCGGTCATTCAAGCTGGCCCTACAATTTGGACGTTACAATATGATGAAGAAAATGATCAACGGAGCTATGCATCACATCAACTAGAGGTGCTGGCCAAACGCCAAGCAATATTACTGCTAGCGCTAACACAGCTAACAACCAGAACTCACGACTGTTAACATCATTTAGCTTAGCAACATTGTCATTGGCAACATCGCCAAAAATCACACGTTTAACCATCCACAAGGTATAGGCAGCACCAAGAATGAGTGTCAACGCAGCAAGAAAAGCAATCCAAAAACTAACCTGGAAAGCACTAAGAATCACCATGAATTCGCCAACAAAACCTGATGTTCCTGGTAGGCCAGTATTAGCCAAGGCGAACAACACCATAAAACCCGCAAACACTGGCATGGTGTTAACAACGCCACCATAATCACTAATACGGCGTGAATGCATACGGTCATACATCACACCGACACAGAGAAACAAGGCACCGGAAATAAAGCCATGAGAAATCATTTGTACCATAGCGCCTTCGACACCGAGCGCTGCACCTGCAATATCGCCAGTTTGTCTGAAGATAGAAAAGACCACAAATAAACCCAGGGTCACAAAACCCATATGGGCGATAGAGGAATAAGCAATCAGTTTTTTCATGTCTTCTTGCGCCAGCGCAACCAGTGCAATATACACTATGGCAATCAACGATAACGTAATCACTAACCAATCAAACTCTGCCGCCGCGTCGGGTACAATGGGCAATAGAAAACGAATAAAGCCGTAAGCACCTAACTTCAACATGATGGCAGCCAAAATGATTGACCCCCCCGTTGGCGCTTCAACGTGCGCATCTGGCAACCAGGTATGCACTGGCCACATCGGCACTTTAACGGCGAATGCAATTAAAAAGGCAAAGAACATTAAGGTCTGTGCCGTCATACCAATAGATTGGGCATGAAAGTCGAGAATCGCAAAACTACCGGTTTCAAAATAAAGATATAAAATAGAGACGAGCAGTAGTACTGAACCCAGGAAGGTATACAAAAAGAATTTGATTGCCGCATAAACACGGCGTTGACCACCCCAAATACCAATGACAAGAAACATAGGTATCAGCATCGCTTCCCAAAACACATAGAATAAAACCGAGTCGAGCGAAGCAAAGACGCCGTTCATCAAGCCTTCCATAATCAAGAAGGCAGCCATGTATTGTGCAACGTGTTTCTTAATCACTTCCCAACCAGCAATCACCACAATGACGGTAAAGAAAGTGGTTAACAAAATTAGCGGCATCGAAAAGCCATCGATACCTAATGAATAATTAACATTAAATGAGGGGATCCACGCAGCAAATTCTGTGAACTGCATTTGCGGTGTTGCAACATCAAACCCACTATATAAGAGAATCGATATCAGGAAAGTGGCAACAGAAAATGCCAAAGCAAGTAGGCGCTGTAATCCCACTTCACCGCGACTAGCGAACAGCACCACGACACCGCCAATAATTGGCAGCCAAATCACTAGACTCAAAAGCGGTAGACTATCAAACATGCTTCATAAGTCCTATGGTCTCAACACAAACCAGCCAATCAAGACTAGTAGTCCAATAATCATGGCGAAGGCGTAGTGATAGAGAAAACCAGTTTGCAAACGCCTAGCAACATCCGCAAAACGAGCGACACTGTTTGCCATGCCATTTACCATAATGCCATCAATAAGCTTGGCGTCACCAACTGATGAAAAGCTTTTCCCTAGCCACTGACTACCCCTGACAAAAACTGCGTAATACAAACGATCGATGCCATAAGCGTCGTCGAGAATGCGATGCAACCCAGAGAACCTATCTTTGATCATGCCAGGTATTTCCGGTTTAACAATATAGAACAACCAAGCAAGCACAATCGCTGCTATCACTAACCAGAAGGGTAAAGTCATAATGCCGTGAGTTAAAAAGTGCCAAGGATCACCACCATGCATTTCTTTGGCGATAGCCAAACCGTTGTGCTGATCAAATACAACAATAGAATTGCCGAAATAATCGCCAAACGGCATACCTGACAATGCTAACCAACCGACAAACACTGACGGTATCGCTAATAGAATCAACGGTACGGTAATAACCTTTGGACTTTCCTTAACCTGACTTAGCGTATGTTCATCCATGCGTGACTTGCCGTGGAAGGTTAAAAACAACAATCGCATGGTGTAAAATGCGGTAATGAATACGCCAGCAATGACAGCAAAATAAGCGAAGCCTGAACCTGCAATCGTCGATGCGCCAACCGCTTCAATAATACTGTCTTTTGAAAAGAATCCAGAAAACGGTGGAATACCCATCAATGCCAAAGAACCAATCAAAGCGGTCCAATAAGTGATCGGCATGTATTGTCGTAAGCCACCCATCTTGCGTATATCTTGCTCGTGGTGCATTGCCATAATGACCGAGCCTGCTGCCAAGAATAATAAGGCCTTGAAAAAGGCATGGGTCATTAAGTGAAACATGGCCGCAGAATAGGCAGAGGCACCTAAAGCAACCGTCATATAACCCAATTGCGATAACGTTGAGT harbors:
- a CDS encoding 5'/3'-nucleotidase SurE; this encodes MRILLSNDDGYLAPGLIALYDALRSVA
- the nuoN gene encoding NADH-quinone oxidoreductase subunit NuoN; this encodes MTDFIAPDFQPAVAEIFLLTMACVVLLVDVYLPASKRGITYVLTQLSLLIGAYLTLSLPMTETVITFNGSYINDPMALVLKLFIYLVSFLAFLYARQYLVDRGIYRGEFYVLGLFAVLGMLVMVSAHSYLTIYLGLELLSLSLYAMVAFNRDSSLSAEAAMKYFVLGAIASGMLLYGMSMIYGATGTLDIGEIAAFIAANDSDSVVLKFGVVFLVVGIAFKLGAVPFHMWIPDVYQGAPTAVTLFISSAPKIAAFAMLMRILVDSAQGMHVHWQDMLIILAVLSIIVGNVVAIAQTNIKRMLGYSTIAHVGFLLLGVLAGTAEGYAASMFYAIVYAITTAAGFGLVILLSRAGYDAENISDFKGLNKRSPWFAFMVMIVMMSMAGVPPFVGFWAKLQVLQAVVSIELVWLAILAVLLSVVGAFYYLRIIKFTYFDDADEHVPEIAAPVDVKIALSFNSLLILALGIYPSSLMALCVASIAA
- a CDS encoding NADH-quinone oxidoreductase subunit M, with the translated sequence MFDSLPLLSLVIWLPIIGGVVVLFASRGEVGLQRLLALAFSVATFLISILLYSGFDVATPQMQFTEFAAWIPSFNVNYSLGIDGFSMPLILLTTFFTVIVVIAGWEVIKKHVAQYMAAFLIMEGLMNGVFASLDSVLFYVFWEAMLIPMFLVIGIWGGQRRVYAAIKFFLYTFLGSVLLLVSILYLYFETGSFAILDFHAQSIGMTAQTLMFFAFLIAFAVKVPMWPVHTWLPDAHVEAPTGGSIILAAIMLKLGAYGFIRFLLPIVPDAAAEFDWLVITLSLIAIVYIALVALAQEDMKKLIAYSSIAHMGFVTLGLFVVFSIFRQTGDIAGAALGVEGAMVQMISHGFISGALFLCVGVMYDRMHSRRISDYGGVVNTMPVFAGFMVLFALANTGLPGTSGFVGEFMVILSAFQVSFWIAFLAALTLILGAAYTLWMVKRVIFGDVANDNVAKLNDVNSREFWLLAVLALAVILLGVWPAPLVDVMHSSVDHFLHHIVTSKL
- a CDS encoding NADH-quinone oxidoreductase subunit L, translating into MTMAGIFMVSRMSPLFEWSETALSVVLVIGAITALFMAFLGLIQNDIKRIIAYSTLSQLGYMTVALGASAYSAAMFHLMTHAFFKALLFLAAGSVIMAMHHEQDIRKMGGLRQYMPITYWTALIGSLALMGIPPFSGFFSKDSIIEAVGASTIAGSGFAYFAVIAGVFITAFYTMRLLFLTFHGKSRMDEHTLSQVKESPKVITVPLILLAIPSVFVGWLALSGMPFGDYFGNSIVVFDQHNGLAIAKEMHGGDPWHFLTHGIMTLPFWLVIAAIVLAWLFYIVKPEIPGMIKDRFSGLHRILDDAYGIDRLYYAVFVRGSQWLGKSFSSVGDAKLIDGIMVNGMANSVARFADVARRLQTGFLYHYAFAMIIGLLVLIGWFVLRP